The genomic window CCGGCGGCTGCTTCGATCTGCTGCACGCCGGCCATGTGGGCCTGCTGGAGAGTGCCCGGCGGATCGGCGACTGCCTGATCGTGTGCCTCAACTCGGACGCGTCCCTCGCCCGCCGCAAGGGCCCGGGGCGGCCGCTCACCCCGCAGGCCGACCGTGCCCGGGTGCTCGCGGCCCTCGGCAGCGTCGACGCGGTCGTGGTCTTCGAGGAGGACACACCGGAGGCGCTGCTGCGGCGGCTGCGGCCCGACGTCTGGGTCAAGGGCGGTGACTACGCCGTCCAGGACCTCCCCGAGGCGGAGGTGCTGCGCGCGTGGGGCGGCCAGGCGGTCGTCCTGCCCTACCTCGACGGCCGCTCGACCACCCTGCTGGCCCGCCGGGCGGCACGGGCCGCCGTACCGGTCGGCCCCTCGAAGACCCGGGGCCGGTGACCGTGATCCGCTACGGCCCACCGGACGGGAGCGCACACGTGAAAGCCGGTCCAGTGCGTGGGGAGGTGGCGGAGGGACGCCCGCGGGCACTCGTGCTCCGCGCGCTCGGGCCCCACGACCTGCCCACCGCCGTACCCGCGTCGCGTGCCCTGCGACGGCATCTGCCCGGCCACGAGATCCTGCTCGCCGCGCCCGCAGGGCCGGCGACGGCGACGACGAGGACGACGGCGGCGACGGCGACGGCGACGACAGGCCTGAGGCACGGTGCACCACCGGACGCGGGTCCGGCCCGCGGCGGGGGGTCAGGCGGCGGTGTCCAGCCCCGGTCGCTTCGCCGCATCGTGTGCCGCGACGACTGCCGCTTCGGGGGCGAGGTCCCGCACCCCGTGCTCCTCCATGTCCAGGAGGACCGGCGGCGTCGTCCGGCGGCCGCGGAGGGCGAAGCCGGCTCCGATGGCGCCCGCGATGACGAGGCCGCCGGTCGCGAGGGCGCCGCGCGCGCCGGCCAGCTCCATCAGAAGACCGAGCACCGGGGGTCCGCCGAGACCCCAGACCGTGCTGACGCTGCCCCAGACGCCGAGCACCCGGCCCCGGAGGTGGGCGGGCGGATCGGTCTGCAGGACGGTGGTGCCCGCGGTGTCGGACACGGACTCCAGCACGGCCATCGGCAGGACGAGCACCAGCAGCACGGCGAGCGACGGGGAGAACCCGGCCACCGCCTGGAGCAGGGCTCCGCCGGCCGCCAGCAGCCCGACCAGCCGTACCGACGGGCTGCGCAGCCGGGCGCCGAGGACCGCGCCGAGGATGCCGCCCACGGCGAGCACGGTCGAGACCGTGCCGAACGCCCCGGCGCCGCCCGCGAGAGGCCCGGTGACGAGGACGGCCAGGGTGAGCCCGTAGTTCCGCCCGAACATCGAGCTGATCCCGGTGATCCCGGCCAGCGCGACCAGCCGGGGCCGGCGCGCGAAGAAGGCCAGCCCCTGTCGCACCGTCATGTCGGACTTCTGGGCCCTCGGCTTCGCCCCCCGCTGGGCGGGAACGGCGGCCGCGGCGGTCCCGGCGCCCTGTGACACCTCGCGCACCGGACGGAGGAACGGAATGACCGCGGCGACGAACAGGAACGACAGTCCGTTGGCGGTGTACGCGGCGGCCGTGCCGAGGAAAGCGATGGTCACCCCGGCGAGCGCGGTCCCGGCGAGCCGTCCCGCGCTGTGCACCAGCGAACCGACGCCGATGGCGGACGGCACGTCCTCCTTGCGGACGAGGTCGTTGCCGAGAAGCGCGCAGGCAGGCCCGTCGACCGTCGCGACGAGCCCGGTCACGGCGGCCAGCACCATCAGCACGGTCAGGTCGAGCCGGTCCAGCGCGACGAGGACGGCGGTCACGAACGCCACGGCCCCGAGCAGGGCCTGGCTGACGGCGGCCGTCGCCTTCCTGGGCCAGCGGTCCACGGCAGCGCCGCCGACGAGGCTCACGAGCAGCGCGGGAGCGGCCTGGACGGAGATGGACAGACCGGTGGCGGCGGCGGAGCCGGTGATCTGCAGGACCAGCAGGTTCTGCACCGTGAGCTGCATCCAGGTCCCCGCGTTGGACAGGAAGTTCGCGAGGGACCACCAGCGCATGCTGGGGTACTTCAGGGACCGCCAGGGCGAACGCGAAGCGTCCGCGGGGGCGGCGACGCGGGAGGGCGCGGACGCGGGGACAGGAACGGGGGCAGGCGTGCGGCCCGCGGGCGAAGAAGACACAGTGCCCTATTCGGAGACGGGTCCGGGGACTCGGACAGGGGCAGGCGAGGGGACAGCGAGGGGGTGTCGGAACGCCGGCTTCGCTGCGCGGCCGCTCCACCGGATCGGTCCGGAGGCGGTGCCACCGGGTCGGCGCCCCACGACGGCTGCGGCGCGGGCGCACCCTCGGGCACGGCGACGCCCATCGTGGCAGACGGGGCGGGCGAGTCCCTTCAGGACCACCGCGGCCGCGCTCGACCGTTCGGTCAACTTCCCCCGCGCCACATGTACTTGCCCGACCAGGTGTGCTTGCTCACAGCACTCGCCGCGTCCGGGCGGCGCCCCCGCCCGGCGTGACGCCCGCGACACCGCGCCCCACCCGCGCGGCCGACGACGCCGTCGCCCTTCCATCGCCATCCCCTGCCGCACCGCCGCACCGCCGCACCCGGCGACCGTGTGTGGGAGTGATCCACCCGGGGCACCCGTGCCGCGACCGCCGGGAAGCCCTGCCAGAACCCAGCGACGGGAGCGGCCGACGGCCGCGGGAGCCGTGGGGAGATCGTGGGCGGAATACCCGCCCACAGCGGAAATGGCCCATACGGGCGGACCGGAACGAGCTCGTCGGCTCCGCCCGGACCGAAGGGAGATCGCGATGAGTCACCCAACGCCCTCCTCCAGGACCGCCTCCGGCAAGGGGACGGACATGGACGCGCATCTGCTCGGCATCTACCTCAACGACCATCTGGCCGGTGCCACCGCGGGCACCGACCGGTCACGCCATCTGGCACGGTCCTGCCGCGGTACCGCGTTCGCCCCGGCTGTGGAGGAGGTCGCCACCGAGATCGCGCAGGACCGGCACAGTCTGACGGACCTGATGAAACGGCTGGACGTCCCGGCCCGCCGCTACAAGGTCTCCGCGGGCTGGGCGGCCGAGAAACTGGGCCGGCTGAAGGGCAACGGCAGGCTGGTGCACCGCTCCCCGCTCAGTACCTTGCTCGAACTGGAGATGCTGCGGGCGGGAGTGGCGGGCAAGCTCGCGTGCTGGCAGACCCTGCGGCGGCTCTGCGACAGCGAGGACCGTCTCGACCGAGACCTGCTGGACGACCTCCTCCGACGTGCCCACCGACAGCTGGAGACCCTGGAGGAGCTTCATCTGCGGCAGGTCGCGGCCACCTTCCGGACGCCCGACCGAACGAGCTCGGGAGCCCCACGATGAGCGCCGGCCAGTGCGGTCGGCCGGATCCGACAGCCGGGAGAGGGGCCACACACCATGAGCACCCTGGACGAACTCCCGGTCCTGCGGTCCCTCGGTGACCTGGCGGCCCTGGTGCGGCGCGCCCCCGGCCTCCATGTGCGCTGGTCGCACGGTCCCGCCGGCGACCAGGACCGCGCGGCGAGCAGGGACGGCCTCACGGGCGTACGACTGCCGGGACTGTCCGCCAACCCACTCGATCTGGAGCCCTGGTGGAAGGACCGGCCGGTCGAGCTGTGGGTGGCCCGTCGGCTGTACGACTACTCGCACCTGCCGCGTGAGAAGGGGCCGGCGGTCCGCCCGTGGGTCCTGCGCGGCCGGGTCGAGGGCCGGGGGCCCGACAACGAACCCCTGCTCGGTGACGTGGAGCCCATCGCCTGGATCGACGAGGCGGTCATCGAAGAGGCCCAGGCGACGGTGGCCCGCCAGCAGGGTGAGTGGGGCCCCATGCAGCGCGATCCCGAGGAGTCGCCCGAGGACTCCGGGAGCGGGCGACACGAAGCCCGTGACTGAGCACCGGACCCAGGTCGGCGCGTACGGCTCGGCGCATACGGCTCGGCGCATACGGCTCGGCGCATACGGCGAAGACCGAGGACCCGCGCCGGTCACCGCCGGCCCGGTGCCCAGGTCGGCGGTCACCGCTGGTCGACCGCGCGCGGGCTCCTCAGCGGCGCGCCACCACGCGCAGGGTCCGGACCGAGGAGTCGGCCGCGTCCGGGATGAGGACGCCGTGCTCGACACCGCTGCGGAGGTAGTCGAGAACGGCGTCGGTGATCACCTCTCCCGGGACGATCGCCGGCACACCCGGCGGGTAGGGACTGATCATCTCCGCCGAGACGCGGCCCGCCGCCCGCCCGGCGGGCACGTGCTCCACCTCGGCGAAGAACGCCTCGCGCGGCAGCATCGCCTGTTCCAGCTCCAGGTCCGGGGGCTCGGGCAGGTGGACCGCCGGCTGCCGTTCGATGGAGTCGGCGCCGTCGACGAGTGCGCTCAGCGCGTCCAGCAGGATCTTCTCGGTCCCGTCGTCGTCGGCGTGGGTGATCGAGGCGCTGATACGGCAGGTGTCCGAGCCGCCGACGTCCACCCGCCGGTTGGCCCGCAGCCATTCGGCCGCCTGCATACCGCTGATGCCCAGCTCCCGTACGTCGACCACGATCTTCAAGGGGTCGACGTCGGCGGCGAGTCCCTCCTCGACGACCTCTCGGCCCATGGGCCGCAGGCCCGGCAGGTCTCCGATCGAGGTACGGATCCGTTCGGCGCGGTGCAGCGCGGCGTCCAGCAGTTCGTACCCCCGCTCGACCATCTGGCGGCGCCAGCCGTCGAGGGACGCGTACACGAGGGTGGAGGCGCTGGTGGTACCGAGCAGGTCCTCCCGTTGTTTGAGGACCTCCGGCGACACCCGGTCGTACTGGAGATGGAAGACGGAACTCTGCTCGATGGCGCCGCCCATCTTGTGGACACTGGTGACCACCAGGTCGGCCTCGGCGTCCATGCCCCAGGCGGGCAGCCCGGGGTGGAACGGCAGGTGGGCGCCCCATGCCTCGTCCAGGATGAGGGGGACGTCGAACTCGTGGCACACCCGGGCCACGCCCCGGACGTCGGCGCAGGTGCCCCAGTCGACGGGCGTGATCAGCAACATGCCCTTGGCGTCCGGGTGTTCCCGCAACCGGCGGCGTACGTCGTCGGGTTCCGGTGGGTGGGCGAGATGCCGCTCGGTGTCGAACTCGGGGTGCACCCAGATCGGTTCGACCCCGTTGACGACCACGGCCGCGATCACCGACTTGTGCGCGTTGCGCGACAGCAGCAGCTTCTCGCCGGGGCCCGCCACGGCCAGCATCGCGGTCTTCACCGACAGGGAGCTGCCGCACGTGGAGAAGAACGCCTGCTCGGCACCGACCGCGTCGGCCATCAGCTCCTGGGCCTCGTTCAGGACCGCGTGGGACTGCCGGCGGTCGTCGAGCCCGTTGAGCAGGAGGACGTCCGAGCGGAACACATCCACCCCGAGGACCTCCGCCACCCGTGGGTCCACCCCACGGCCCTGCTTGTGCCCGGGCGGGCCGTACGCCACGTCTCCGCGCCGCCGGAACTCCCGCAACGCCTCCAGCACGGGCACCCGTGAGTGATCCATGCCCACCTCCCGGGATTCTCGCTTGTACGAGCACCTACGAGTACCCCCGCCCGGCGATCGAACCCCGGCCTCACCGGGCCCGGGCGGTTGCTCGGGCGGCCGCGCGTCGACAGGCCGCACGTGTGCGCGACGCCTCGGCGCCAGATATGAACACATATGGCTTATTTGCGTTTTTGTCGGGAACTCGCAGTCCGCAGCGGTCGTCGCGGGTCTTCGGCCCGGCGGGCGATCTCGGGTACGGATGAGGGAGAGGCCGTGACCGTTCGTGTAGGCGTAGAGGAAGAATTCCATGTTCTGGACGCGGAGAGCGGGGGGCTCGTCCCGAGCGCCGGTGCGGTTCTCGGTCGGCTGCGCCGATCCGAGTTCAAGCACGAGCTGCAGCGGTCGGCCGTGGAGTGGAACAGCCGGGTGCACGCCTCACTGGACTCCCTGCACGCCGACCTGGCCGGAGCACGGCGGCGGCTGGACGCGGCCGCCTCCCCTCTCGGGCTGGCCGTCGTCGCGGCCGGGACCGTGCCGTTCGCACGGCTGACGTCCGGTGATGTCACCGCCGGTGCCCGTTACCGGCACATGGCCGACGAATACCGGCAGGTCGCCGACGAGCATCTCGTGTGCAGCGCGCAGGTCCATGTCGACGTGCCCGACCGTGACACGGCCGTCCGGATCATGTGCGCCGTCTCGCCGTGGCTGCCTCCGCTGCTGGCCCTGTCCGCCAGCTCACCGTTCTGGCTCGGCGCGGACACGGGATACGCCAGCTGGCGCACCATGCTGTGGCAGCGCTGGCCCACCGCCGGGCCGGTCGGCTGCTTCGCCGGAGCCGCCGACTACGACGCCGCGGTCGAGGATCTGATCCGCTCCGGCGTGATCAGCGACCGGGGAATGGTCTATTACGACGTCCGGCCTTCCGACCACCAGCAGACCCTGGAGCTGCGCATCTGCGACGCCTGCCCGCGCACCGAGACGGTCGTGCTCGTCGCCGGGCTGTTCCGCGCCCTGGTCGAGGACGCGCGGGTCCGGCTGGAGCAGCCGGGGTGGGTCTGTGACGGCAGGCACGAGTGGCTCCGGGCCGCGGTCTGGCGCGCGGCCCAGACGGGTCTGGAGGGCGACCTGGTCGACCCGGTCGACCGTCTCCCCGCGCCCGCTCCCACCGTCCTGCGCGCCATGCTCCAGCGGCTGCGCCCGGCCTTGGAGGCCTTCGGCGACTGGGACACGGTACGCGTGCTCATGGAAGAAGGGCTGACTCGGGGCAGCGTGGCTCACCGCCTGCGCGGGGTCGCCGAGGCGGAGGGCCTGCTCGCCTGCGTCGAGACGATGGTCGCCGAGACCCGTGGCGAGCACAGGCGGAGCCCCGCCCCCGGAGCCCTGCGCCGGCCCGTCGCGGCGTCCGGTGCCGCCCCGCCGGGGGCCCCGGCACCGTACACGGTGGAAACCGTCGGCGGCTGACACCCACGCTGACACCCGTACGGCCGTACGGAAAGGCTGGCGCCGACCGTCGCCCCGCGCCAGGGCGCGGCGAACCCGCGCGGAGAATCCGTCGTCCGCGCGTGGTGCCTGCGCCTCCTGTGATCAAGGAAAGTGGCTCGCATGTCCAGCGGCTATACCGATACGAACGCGAATCCGACCGGCTCGTACTCGCTCCAGGCCCCGCCTGCGAGCACGGCCGGCCGCGGCCCCCTGCGAGGGGGTGCCGCCTGATGTGCGGTCTCAGCGGAGAGATCCGTTTCGACGGGGGACGGCCGGACCTGGCCGCCGTCGAGCGCATGACCGACCGGCTGGCTGCCCGGGGACCGGACGGCAGGGGCATGTGGTCGCAGGGCGCCGTCGCGCTGGGTCACCGCCGACTGAAGATCATCGACCTGTCCGAGTGCGGGGCGCAGCCGATGACCGACCCCGCGGGGCGGATCGCCGGTGTCTTCAACGGCTGCGTCTACAACTACGAAGAGCTGCGTGCGGAGCTGCGCGGTCTCGGCCACCGCTTCTTCTCCGGCTCCGACACCGAGGTGGTGCTCAAGGCGTACCGGCAGTGGGGAATCGACTGCGTCGACCGCTTCTACGGCATGTTCGCCTTCGTCATCGTCGAACAGGACACCGGGCGGCTGATACTGGCCCGTGACCGGCTGGGCATCAAGCCGCTGTACCTGGCTCAGGCGCCGGGGCGGCTGCGTTTCGCCTCCTCGCTGCCGGCCCTCCTGGCGGGCGGCGGCGTCGACACCTCGCTCGACCCGGTCGCGTTGCACCAGTACATGAGCTGGCACGCCACGGTGGCCGCCCCGCGCACCGTCCTCACCGGCATACGCAAGCTGCCCGCGGCCACCGTATGCGTCGTGGAGCCGGACGGCCGCCACCGCGCCATCCAGTACTGGCAGCCGTCTTACACGCGCCGGGACGAGTACGCGCACCTGGGCGCGGACGACTGGCGGGACGCGGTGCTGGACGCGCTGCGCACCGCCGTACGCCGACGTATGGTCGCCGACGTACCGGTCGGCGTCCTCCTGTCGGGCGGGCTCGACTCCAGCCTGATCGTGGCGCTGCTGGCCGACGAAGGGCAGCGCGATCTCGCGACGTTCAGCGTGGGCTTCGAGTCCGAGGGCGGCGAGCAGGGCGACGAGTTCCGTTACTCCGACCTGGTCGCCCGGCGCTTCGGCACGGACCACCACCAGCTGATGGTGCCCTCGGACCGGGTGTCGACGGCGCTGGACGCGTCGATCGAGGCGATGAGCGAGCCGATGACCAGCCACGACGTGGTCGCCTTCCATCTGCTGTCGGAGCAGGTGGCGAAGGAGGTGAAGGTGGTCCAGAGCGGTCAGGGCGCCGACGAGGTCTTCGCCGGTTACCACTGGTACCCGGACATGGCCGCCGTCCCGAGAGAGCGGGCACCCGAGGCGTACGCCGAGACGTACTTCGACCGGCCGCACACCGACCTCAAGAGGATCGTGGAGCCGGACATGCTCCCCGACCACGACGTGTCCGGCCGCTTCGTACGGATGCACATGGCGCGCCCGGGCGCCGAGACCGCTCTCGACGCGGCGCTGCGGCTCGACACCGACGTGATGCTCGCCGACGATCCGGTCAAGCGGGTCGACAACATGACGATGGACTGGGGCCTGGAAGCCCGCGTCCCGTTCCTCGACCACGAGCTCGTGGAACTGGCCGCGGCCTGCCCGCCGGAGTGGAAGCTCTCCGACGGCGGCAAGGGAGTCCTCAAGGCCGCCGGCCGCCGCGTCCTGCCCGCGGAGGTCGTGGACCGGCCCAAGGGCTATTTCCCGGTCCCGGCCGTCAAACACATGGCGGGTCCCGTGCTGGGGAGGGTTCGCGAGGCCCTGTCGGCGCCCGAGGCCAGGTCACGGGGCGTCTTCCAGGACGCGTACGTGGCCGGGCTGCTGTCGGCGCCGGACGAGCACCGCACCAGGCGTGGGGCGAACGAGCTGTGGCAGGTAGCTTTGCTGGAGATATGGCTGCAAACGCACGGGATCAGCTGACCGGCGCACAGGGGACCCGCCCCCCGCGCCCGGTGACGGCGGCCCCGCCGCACCCGCTCACGGGCTCTCCCTTCCGCACCCCCGTCGGCGAAGACGTCGTCGACGGGGTGCCGTGGCGGCCCGAGGATCACGGCATTGTCTCCGCGCCGACGG from Streptomyces sp. DSM 40750 includes these protein-coding regions:
- a CDS encoding MFS transporter, translating into MRWWSLANFLSNAGTWMQLTVQNLLVLQITGSAAATGLSISVQAAPALLVSLVGGAAVDRWPRKATAAVSQALLGAVAFVTAVLVALDRLDLTVLMVLAAVTGLVATVDGPACALLGNDLVRKEDVPSAIGVGSLVHSAGRLAGTALAGVTIAFLGTAAAYTANGLSFLFVAAVIPFLRPVREVSQGAGTAAAAVPAQRGAKPRAQKSDMTVRQGLAFFARRPRLVALAGITGISSMFGRNYGLTLAVLVTGPLAGGAGAFGTVSTVLAVGGILGAVLGARLRSPSVRLVGLLAAGGALLQAVAGFSPSLAVLLVLVLPMAVLESVSDTAGTTVLQTDPPAHLRGRVLGVWGSVSTVWGLGGPPVLGLLMELAGARGALATGGLVIAGAIGAGFALRGRRTTPPVLLDMEEHGVRDLAPEAAVVAAHDAAKRPGLDTAA
- a CDS encoding DUF6098 family protein, encoding MSTLDELPVLRSLGDLAALVRRAPGLHVRWSHGPAGDQDRAASRDGLTGVRLPGLSANPLDLEPWWKDRPVELWVARRLYDYSHLPREKGPAVRPWVLRGRVEGRGPDNEPLLGDVEPIAWIDEAVIEEAQATVARQQGEWGPMQRDPEESPEDSGSGRHEARD
- a CDS encoding aminotransferase class I/II-fold pyridoxal phosphate-dependent enzyme; amino-acid sequence: MDHSRVPVLEALREFRRRGDVAYGPPGHKQGRGVDPRVAEVLGVDVFRSDVLLLNGLDDRRQSHAVLNEAQELMADAVGAEQAFFSTCGSSLSVKTAMLAVAGPGEKLLLSRNAHKSVIAAVVVNGVEPIWVHPEFDTERHLAHPPEPDDVRRRLREHPDAKGMLLITPVDWGTCADVRGVARVCHEFDVPLILDEAWGAHLPFHPGLPAWGMDAEADLVVTSVHKMGGAIEQSSVFHLQYDRVSPEVLKQREDLLGTTSASTLVYASLDGWRRQMVERGYELLDAALHRAERIRTSIGDLPGLRPMGREVVEEGLAADVDPLKIVVDVRELGISGMQAAEWLRANRRVDVGGSDTCRISASITHADDDGTEKILLDALSALVDGADSIERQPAVHLPEPPDLELEQAMLPREAFFAEVEHVPAGRAAGRVSAEMISPYPPGVPAIVPGEVITDAVLDYLRSGVEHGVLIPDAADSSVRTLRVVARR
- a CDS encoding carboxylate-amine ligase — translated: MTVRVGVEEEFHVLDAESGGLVPSAGAVLGRLRRSEFKHELQRSAVEWNSRVHASLDSLHADLAGARRRLDAAASPLGLAVVAAGTVPFARLTSGDVTAGARYRHMADEYRQVADEHLVCSAQVHVDVPDRDTAVRIMCAVSPWLPPLLALSASSPFWLGADTGYASWRTMLWQRWPTAGPVGCFAGAADYDAAVEDLIRSGVISDRGMVYYDVRPSDHQQTLELRICDACPRTETVVLVAGLFRALVEDARVRLEQPGWVCDGRHEWLRAAVWRAAQTGLEGDLVDPVDRLPAPAPTVLRAMLQRLRPALEAFGDWDTVRVLMEEGLTRGSVAHRLRGVAEAEGLLACVETMVAETRGEHRRSPAPGALRRPVAASGAAPPGAPAPYTVETVGG
- a CDS encoding N-acetylglutaminylglutamine amidotransferase, producing the protein MCGLSGEIRFDGGRPDLAAVERMTDRLAARGPDGRGMWSQGAVALGHRRLKIIDLSECGAQPMTDPAGRIAGVFNGCVYNYEELRAELRGLGHRFFSGSDTEVVLKAYRQWGIDCVDRFYGMFAFVIVEQDTGRLILARDRLGIKPLYLAQAPGRLRFASSLPALLAGGGVDTSLDPVALHQYMSWHATVAAPRTVLTGIRKLPAATVCVVEPDGRHRAIQYWQPSYTRRDEYAHLGADDWRDAVLDALRTAVRRRMVADVPVGVLLSGGLDSSLIVALLADEGQRDLATFSVGFESEGGEQGDEFRYSDLVARRFGTDHHQLMVPSDRVSTALDASIEAMSEPMTSHDVVAFHLLSEQVAKEVKVVQSGQGADEVFAGYHWYPDMAAVPRERAPEAYAETYFDRPHTDLKRIVEPDMLPDHDVSGRFVRMHMARPGAETALDAALRLDTDVMLADDPVKRVDNMTMDWGLEARVPFLDHELVELAAACPPEWKLSDGGKGVLKAAGRRVLPAEVVDRPKGYFPVPAVKHMAGPVLGRVREALSAPEARSRGVFQDAYVAGLLSAPDEHRTRRGANELWQVALLEIWLQTHGIS